One window from the genome of bacterium encodes:
- a CDS encoding C45 family autoproteolytic acyltransferase/hydrolase — protein sequence MIHLRRFATGLVLLLAWGLAQAAPAIHGRMETLGDPPNSITVLYLWGTPYERGLAHGQLCATQVKQLIERLALGACLALHCTPEKLDEAWQQMAPFVPRRYQDEMRGLADGAGVSLRYVRWAHAIPDLSEFHCTFFAAWGKATHDGHLQQIRALDYATEAGLQQFPALIVERTDSGQVFVNIGWLGFLGCVSGMNASHIAVSEIGENFGADHETLAGEPMPFVLRDVLENARTLDEGVRIIRRAHRTSSYLYCVGDGKIPSARALRTARDFCEVYSPADYPGERLDEVVYWSMGWERNGKWNRRVHDALQGQWGQMDHRTGTRDIMRELGTGNLHAIAYDVTALKLWVANASPGPQIVPAYDRRFVPFDLRRAAAQLP from the coding sequence ATGATCCACCTGCGCCGCTTCGCCACAGGCCTCGTTCTGCTCCTCGCCTGGGGCCTCGCCCAGGCCGCGCCCGCCATCCACGGGCGCATGGAGACCCTCGGCGATCCCCCGAATTCCATCACCGTGCTGTATCTGTGGGGCACCCCGTACGAGCGCGGCCTCGCCCATGGCCAGCTCTGCGCCACGCAGGTCAAGCAGCTCATCGAGCGCCTGGCGCTCGGGGCCTGCCTCGCGCTGCACTGCACCCCCGAGAAGCTCGATGAGGCCTGGCAGCAGATGGCGCCCTTCGTGCCCAGGCGCTACCAGGACGAGATGCGCGGGCTGGCCGATGGGGCCGGTGTGAGTCTGCGCTACGTCCGCTGGGCCCACGCCATCCCTGACCTCTCCGAGTTCCACTGCACGTTCTTCGCTGCCTGGGGCAAGGCCACGCACGATGGGCACCTGCAGCAGATCCGGGCCCTGGACTACGCGACCGAGGCCGGCCTGCAGCAGTTCCCGGCGCTGATCGTCGAGCGCACCGATAGCGGGCAGGTCTTCGTCAACATCGGCTGGCTGGGCTTCTTGGGGTGTGTGTCGGGGATGAACGCCAGCCATATCGCCGTCAGCGAGATCGGCGAGAACTTCGGCGCCGACCACGAGACGCTGGCGGGGGAGCCCATGCCGTTCGTACTGCGCGATGTGTTGGAGAACGCCCGCACGCTCGACGAGGGCGTGCGCATCATCCGCCGCGCACACCGGACCAGTTCGTACCTGTACTGCGTGGGTGACGGCAAGATCCCCTCGGCCCGCGCCCTGCGCACCGCGAGGGACTTCTGTGAGGTCTACAGCCCTGCCGACTACCCCGGCGAGCGCCTGGACGAGGTCGTGTACTGGTCCATGGGCTGGGAGCGCAACGGCAAGTGGAACCGGCGCGTGCACGATGCCCTGCAGGGCCAGTGGGGCCAGATGGACCATCGCACCGGCACCCGTGACATCATGCGCGAACTGGGCACGGGCAATCTGCACGCCATCGCGTACGATGTGACGGCGCTGAAGCTCTGGGTCGCCAACGCCTCGCCGGGGCCGCAGATCGTCCCCGCGTACGACCGCCGCTTCGTGCCCTTCGATCTGCGCCGTGCCGCCGCGCAGTTGCCGTAG
- a CDS encoding DUF1559 domain-containing protein, which translates to MSRRGFTLIELLVVIAIIAILAAILFPVFAKAREKARQSSCLSNLKQIGLAVIQYVQDYDEKFPHAAQYTPWHAYIAEGGSGRIPSYPIFLHRIVQPYIKNDQVWTCPSGTYWHGTPYSTYNDESSYMWNAGDGNNRLAGVSLGTIPEPSRTPVAWDRWGYSTSAIHNEGVNLVAVDGHGKWYRTSTCSVGPWQWNYASGETGSTGFMNVKPVSMM; encoded by the coding sequence ATGTCGAGACGTGGCTTCACGCTTATCGAGTTGCTGGTTGTCATTGCCATTATCGCGATTCTGGCAGCGATTCTCTTCCCGGTGTTCGCCAAGGCCCGTGAGAAGGCCAGGCAAAGCTCCTGCCTGTCCAACCTCAAGCAGATCGGGCTGGCCGTCATCCAGTACGTGCAGGACTACGACGAGAAGTTCCCGCATGCGGCCCAGTACACGCCCTGGCATGCCTACATCGCCGAGGGCGGCAGCGGCCGCATCCCGAGCTACCCGATCTTCCTGCACCGCATCGTCCAGCCCTACATCAAGAACGACCAGGTCTGGACGTGCCCGAGCGGGACCTACTGGCACGGCACCCCCTACTCAACCTACAACGATGAGAGTTCCTACATGTGGAACGCGGGGGACGGCAACAACCGCCTCGCCGGCGTGTCCCTGGGCACGATCCCGGAGCCCTCGCGCACGCCGGTCGCCTGGGACCGCTGGGGCTACAGCACCTCTGCCATCCACAATGAGGGCGTGAACCTGGTCGCGGTGGACGGACACGGGAAGTGGTACCGCACTTCGACGTGTTCGGTGGGGCCGTGGCAGTGGAACTACGCCTCTGGCGAGACCGGCTCGACCGGCTTCATGAACGTCAAGCCCGTCAGCATGATGTAG